The Gorilla gorilla gorilla isolate KB3781 chromosome 23, NHGRI_mGorGor1-v2.1_pri, whole genome shotgun sequence genomic interval GAAGTTGCTCGGCACAGAAGTCAGGGTAGGGGATGTTCTTCGAAGGCCACACTCCATGGCAGGCATACAGCAGCACGCTTAAACATGGTTCCTGTTAAGGCTAGAGAGGCACCATTCACATAGAAGTCATCATCGTGACTCTACCCACCCCGTGCCCCCACCGCATAACTGAATGCTGAGTGTGGACGGCATTTCTTCCAGCACTTGGCTGCATTACCGTGCTCAGTTGGCAAGCCTTGGGGGGAGAAGAGGGGTTCAGAAGGAAGACCATCTGAGTCCATCAGAACAATGTGTACTTTTAACAAGGCAGGGGCGCCGAAACTCAGTAGGTCCAACAGACCAAGTTATGCTGTGAAGGTCTTGTGGACCACCTACCCCCGCCAACCAGTCACCacttaaaagatgagaaaatgccagctcacaggccaaatgggaggcATTTAGAAGAGACACCAATGAAGAGATGTCTGGCTTTGTATTAATTACTGTAAGTAAATTAATACCAAATGCCAGGAAGTAAAGTAGAGGCATTTTCCTATTATAAACCCTTGGGACAAGCCCAGAGACCACCAGCAGTCCAGGGCTTGTGTACGCTGAGAACTGAGGGGATAACAGAATTGTGCAACACCTTGGTGCCCCACCGCCCCCATTACCAAATCTCACAGTTCACAGTATCGCCTTGGCACACTGGGCTTGTGTAATACTCGTGGACTTGACCTGGAATCACAAAGCGGACTCAGCTTCTGTTACATTCATTCACCCCAGTGACTCTGGGCACACACTGTGCCTCTGAAGGAGGCACAGTGGCCATAAATGGAAATAGCATTTGCCTGCTTCCGGGGACCTTGGTCATTGACTTCTGAGGCTTTCCTGGGAACCAGTCTAAGATAATGGGTAAGAGTATGGACTCTGAAGGCAGAGTCCTCTGCTTGGAATCCTAGCCCTGCCATTTCCCAACTGTGTGGCCTTAACAAGCTACTTAGCCTGCCTGTGACTCAggctcctcatctataaaatgggcataatagttcctacctcatagggttgtcatGGTGATTCGTGGGCTAATATTAAAGGAGATTTCTCAACCTCAGTACCATTGACATTTGGGGCCGGATAATTCTTTGTTCTGGGGGCTGTCCTGAGTATTATGGGATGTTTAGCAACCTCCCTACCCTCTACGAactgttgtgacaaccaaaaatgtctccagacattgccacatGTCCCAATTATTTCCTAGGGGGGCAAAATTGcctccagttgagaaccactataTTAGATTATGTCGTAGATACAAATAGCCAAATATCAGCAATTTCACATGGTTCAATCTAACAATTATAAAGTATTTAACCGTTAAAAATCTTTGAACTTTGTAGATACATTTATGTGCTTCATCTGGGATAAACGAACCCAATGCTTTCATCAGACACTCAGAAGAATAAAAAACATGGAGGATTTCTAGCTTGAATTCAACATTCACCAGCCAAATAGAATTTCTATAAAGTGGGGTTTGTAATACATCCCTCCCAGGGCTCTTTTAAGGATACTGCAAGGGGAATGTGAGTGAGAATGTTTTTGTGGGCTGGAAAGTGTCACAGAGATATCATGAGAATGCTGGCTGAGTTCACGAGACTCAGGTCCTAAGGTTGACAAAGAAAAAGGACCTTTGTCACAGCTACTTCTCTGGATTTCTGAAAAGGTGCTGGGATGTGAGACATGTGTAGCCGAAGGAGTGTTGTGGGGCAGTTGGAATGGGGGGTATGGCTGGCTGCACAGGAAGGTTTCTCTGGGAAGGCACCAACCTGGCTAGTCAAGAGGATCGGTGGCTTCATCTGGGGTGAAGGGGGCCCTGGGGTGGGTAGATCAGTGACCGGCCACTGGACAGCTGAACAGGGGAGCGAGATTCCCTCAGATCCAATGTCAGCAAGCCTTCTGGGTACTGAGACTCCTCTCCTGTGTTCCTCttattttattgatacataataaatgtacatattttgagAGTccatgtggtattttgatatattcaaaaatgtatagtaatcaaatcagggtaattgggatattcatAACCTTAAACATTTATCGTTTCTTCATGCTGGGAACATCTGAATTATCCTCTACTAGCTACTTTGAGATATACAGTAAGTTATTGTTTACTGTAGTCATTCTACTGATTCAATGAACACTGGGTCTTACTTGTTCTGCCTACtcgtatttttgtacccattaattatATCTCTTTCCCCCAATCCTTATTACCTTTcttgcctctggtaaccaccaatccaCTGCCCATCTTTATGAGATTTACtttcttagctcccacatgagtgagaacatggtgtatttgtctttctgtgcctggcttattccacttagcaAAACGACCTCCAGTTCCAGCTGCATTgccacaaatgacaagatttcattcttttttctggatgaatcatattccattgggTATAGATACCAGGTtttgtctatccattcatctgttgatgggcacttaggttgatttcgtatcttggctattgtgaatattgctgcagtCAACATGAGAGTGCAGACCCCTCTTCCATATTccgatttcctttcctttggatacatacccagcagtgggattatgGATCATACGGGTGTCcaaattgggaaggaagaagtCATGATGTTCCTTTTGCCCACAGATGTACCGAGGCTTCACCAAGATGCCCCATGTGCAGTACATCCACACGGAAGCTTCCGAGAGTCTCTGTGGCCTTAAGCTGGAGGTCAACAAGTACCAGTACCTGCTGACAGGTAATGGCCAACTCTAGCTTCTAGGCCAGGGTTTGGCCAAGGTCCACTGTTTCTTGACTTCAGAAGAACACATAGGAGTAGTTGACTCACCAAATGTCCAGTAAATTGTAAGGAGTCTCTAATGTTGAATTCATCCTACTTACCCAGTGCTAGGAGCTTGAGGCTCCTACACTTAGGCTGGACTTTGGAATTAGCTCCACCACTCACCTGGTGGAGGAAATCTCCTAATTTGTAGCTTCTCAactttactgtaaataaaaaggGAGTATCTGTTCCTCTCCACCTCACACTCGACCTGTTAGGCCCATCTTTGAAAGTTATTCATCTTTAGGCAGTCAGTGTagtaaaggagaaaacaaaaacaaaaatcattataAAGGAAGTGAAGAGTTGGCCTCTAGTCCTAGCTCCAGTATTTAATGGGCTTGGGACCTTTGGCAAATCACTTTACCTCTCCGAGCCTCATtatcctcatctggaaaatggggctaCAGTCCATTTTAAAAGGTGTTGGGTAGGGTGAAATAAAATCATGGGTCTGAAAAGTACCCAGCCACAGTGCCTGGGCTAAGTGGGAACATAGTAGGTGTGAATTCTTTCTGGGCTAGGCTCTGGACAAAACAACCCtctccttgttttcttctttcctcctgtaGGTCGCGTCTATGATGGCAAGATGTACACAGGGCTGTGCAACTTCGTGGAGAGGTGGGACCAGCTCACCCTCTCCCAGCGCAAGGGGCTGAACTATCGGTACCACCTGGGTTGTAACTGCAAGGTAAGCTCTGGGGTCActgggggaaggaggggaggtgCTGACTTGCAGCCCTAGAAACATCAGCTCCCAATGCACTGGGTGCCAGGCCCTCGGCTGGGATGGGTGTGCATGTGTTAGGCCAGGGCAGAGGGGCAGGTCTGAGCAGATATAGTAAGGAATGTTGCCCCAGGCGGGGCAGTgaggaaggcagggaaggaagaatGCCTTTCTGCTGTAATCAGCGGCCTCCATGATGACCACTTGGAAGCTGCTGGGGCATGAGGGCTCTTGAGTCCCTGGCCCCACCTGGCAGTTCAAGGCTGGAGGTATAGGATCCTGACACTGGCAGGTTCTCCCAAGTGGTTTCAAGTGGACTCACCCTGGTAGCTGACTCATCGGTAACCCCACCCCAGGTAGGCAAATGGGCCCAGGACTGCAGAGACCAGATGCTACAGAAGGTCTCTCTTTACCAGGCCCATCCCCCTGACCCAAGTATAGGGCCAAGGTACAGCCTGCCTGCTGTGGGAGGAAGTTGGGCCATTCTCTCACTTCATCTTCAAAACAATCCTGTGTGGATTTAATTACTATGATctccattctgcagatgagaGCTCAGAGAACTTAAGTAACTAGCCCTAGGTCCCACAGTTCACTGAATCTGGTTTCCAACCTAGGGCAGCTAGACTCCAAAGTTTATGCTCTAACCTTTCTAATTCCTCGATTCCCTAAAACAACTGAGATCTCCCATCTGAGACGAAAAAGTCCTCTCAGTAGTCTAATTCTgctacttactggctgtgtgacctgcagcaagttacttaacctctccgaGCCTCCTAAAACTGTGATAAGAATTAAAGAGAATAATATCAAAGCACTTATCAGAATGTCTGTTAGACAGCAGGTGCTCAAGCTAGTGCTATTTATATTATGATCACTGAGGGACTGATGTGGCTAGGCTTCCCGTGCAGTGGCCCCAGGGTCTGAATCCAGGCTCGGCAGCCTCAGGCCTGGGCATACCATGGCAGAGTCCATCAACTGCTGCCTGTTATCTAATTGCAGATCAAGTCCTGCTACTACCTGCCTTGCTTTGTGACTTCCAAGAACGAGTGTCTCTGGACCGACATGCTCTCCAATTTCGGTTACCCTGGCTACCAGTCCAAACACTACGCCTGCATCCGGCAGAAGGGCGGCTACTGCAGCTGGTACCGAGGATGGGCCCCCCCGGATAAAAGCATCATCAATGCCACAGACCCCTGAGCGCCAGACCCTGCCCCACCTCACTTCCCTCCCTTCCCGCTGAGCTTCCCTTGGACACTAACTCTTCCCAGATGATGACAATGAAATTAGTGCCTGTTTTCTTGCAAATTTAGCACTTGGAACATTTAAAGAAAGGTCTATGCTGTCATATGGGGTTTATTGGGAACTATCCTCCTGGCCCCACCCTGCCCCTTCTTTTTGGTTTTGACATCATTCATTTCCACCTGGGAATTTCTGGTGCCATGCCAGAAAGAATGAGGAACCTGTATTCCTCTTCTTCGTGATAAtataatctctatttttttaggaaaacaaaaatgaaaaactactCCATTTGAGGATTGTAATTcccatccctcttgtttcttcCCCACCTCATCATCTCCCAGACCCTCTTCCCTTTGCCCTTCTCCTCCAATACATAAAGGACACAGACAAGGAACTTGCTGAAAGGCCAACCATTTCAGGATCGGTCAAAGGCAGCAAGCAGATAGACTCAAGGTGTGTGAAAGATCTTATACACCAGGAGCTGCCACTGCATGTCCCAACCAGactgtgtctgtctgtgtctgcatgtaagagtgagggagggaaggaaggaactaCAAGAGAGTCGGAGATGACGCAGCACACACACAATTCCCCAGCCCAGTGATGCTTGTGTTGACCAGATGTTCCTGAGTCTGCAGCAAGCACCCAGGCCAGAATAACAGAGCTTTCTTAGTTGGTGAAGACTTAAACatctgcctgaggtcaggaggcaaTTTGCCTGCCTTGTACAAAAGCTCAGGTGAAAGACTGAGATGAATGTCtttcctctccctgcctcccaccagACTTCCTCCTGGAAAATGCTTTGGTAGATTTGGCCAGGAGCTTTCTTTTATGTAAATTGGAGAAATACACATGCCATACACTATCCACAGATATAGCCAAGTAGATTTGGGTAGAGGATACTATTTCCAGAATAGTGTTTAGCTCACCTAGGGGGATATGTTTGTATACACATTTGCATATACCCACATGGGGACATAAGCTAATTTTTTTACAGGACACAGAATTCTGTTCAATGCTGTTAAATATGCCAATAGTTTAATCTCTTCTATTTTGTTGTCATCGCTTGTTTGAAGAAAATCATGACATTCCaagttgacattttttttttcattttaattaaaatttgaaattctgAACACCGTCAGCACCCTCTCTTCCCTATCATGGGTCATCTGACCCCTGTCCGTCTCCTTGTCCCTGCTTCATGTTTGGGGGCCTTCCTTTAACTGCCTTCCTGGCTTAGCTCAGATGGCAGATGAGAGTGTAGTCAAGGGCCTGGGCACAGGAGGGAGAGCTGCAGAGtgtcctgcctgccttggctggAGGCACACCTCTCCTGGGTGTGGAGACAGCTTGGTTCCCTTTCCCTAGCTCCCTGGTGGGTGAATGCCACCTCCTGAGATCCTCACCTCTTGGAATTAAAATTGTTGGTCACTGGGGAAAGCCTGAGTTTGCAACCAGTTGTAGggtttctgttgtgttttttttttttaaataaaactataatataaattctcctattaaataaaattattttaagttttagtgtCAAAAGTGAGATGCTGAGAGTAGGtgataatgtatattttacagaGTGGGGGTTGGCAGGATGGTGACATTGAACATGAttgctctctgtctcttttttcagCTTATGGATATTTATCTTCTATTAGTATTTGTATCTTCAGTTCATTCCACTTTAGGAAACAGAGCTGCCAATTGaaacaggagaagaaaaaaaaaaaagcagcagacaACACATTGTAGAGTCTTGCACACACACAAGTGCCCAGGCAAGGTGCTTGGCAGAACCCCAGAGTGGGAAGAGAGTACCGGCATCGGGTTTCCTTGGGATCAATTTCATTACCGTGTACCTTTCCCACTGTGGTCACGCCATTTGGCAGGCGGAGAATGGGAGGCTTGGCCTTCTTTGTGAGGCAGTGTGAGCAGAAGAAGCTGAGGCCAGCATGTCAGTGGTTTTGAAGGGATGAGCCCAGACTTGATGTTTTGGGGTTGTCCTTATTTTAACCTCAAGGTCTCTCATGGTGGGGCCCCTGACCAACCTACACAAGTTCCCTCCCACAAGTGGACATCAGTGTCTTCTCTGTGAGGCATCTGGCCATTCGCACTCCCTGGTGTGGTCAGCCTCTCTCACACAAGGAGGAACTTGGGTGAAGGCTGAGTGTGAGGCACCTGAAGTTTCCCTGCGGAGTTGATAAATTAGCAGAACCACAGCCCCATCTGTTAGGCCTTGGTGAGGAGGCCCTGGGCAAAGAAGGGTCTTTCGCAAAGCGATGTCAGAGGGCGGTTTTGAGCTTTCTATAAGCTATAGCTTTGTTTATTTCACCCGTTCACTTACTgtataatttaaagtcatttATGTAGCTGAGACACTTCTGTATTTCAATCATatcatgaacattttattttgctaaatCTTGTGTCATGTGTAGGCTGTAATATGTGTACATTgtgtttaagagaaaaaaaatgaaacccacATGCCGCCATTTTCCTGAATCAAATTCTacagtggaatggagaggaaaatACTTCTAGGCAAGCAGCTAGACTGGTGAATTGGGGGAAATAGAAGGAACTAGTAACTGAGactcctccagcctcctccctATTGGAATCCCAATGGCTCCTGGATTAGGAAAAAAGTTTAAAGTACATTCATGTTCTTGTTCTGTGTCACTCGGCCCTGGGTAGTCTACCATTTACTTCACCCCAAGTCCTGCTGCCCATCCAGTTGGGAAGCCATGATTTTCCTAAGAATCCAGGGCCATGGGAGATACAATTCCAAGTTCTCGCTTCCTCCTTTGGGCATCTCTTCTGCCTCCCAGTCAAGGAAGCTCCACGCTCAGGCTCTCAGCTCTCGGGCCAGTGCTCTGGTCTGTCCAGGGTAGGTAATACTGGGAGACTCCTGTCTTTTACCCTCCCCTCGTTCCAGACCTGCCTCATGGTGGCAACATGGTTCTTGAacaattaaagaaacaaatgactTTTTGGAATAGCCCTGTCTAGGGCAAACTGTGGCCCCCAGGAGACACTACCCTTCCATGCCCCAGACCTCTGTCTTGCACGTGACAATTGACAATCTGGACTACCCCAAGATGGCACCCAAGTGTTTGGCTTCTGGCTACCTAAGGTTAACATGTCACTTGagtatttttttgagagacaaacattataaaaatcagatggcaaaagcaaaacaaaatggaaagtaGGGGAGGTGGATGTGACAACAACTTCCAAATTGGCTCTTTGGAGGCGAGAGGAAGGGGAGAACTTGGAGAATAGTTTTTGCTTTGGGGGTAAAGGCTTCTTAGATTCTCCCAGCATCCGCCTTTCCCTTTAGCCAGTCTGCTGTCCTGAAACCCAGAAGTGACGGAGAGAAACCAACCAGAGATCTCGAACCCTGTCTAGAAGGAATGTATTTGTTGCTAAATTTCGTAGCACTGTTTACAGTTTTCCTCCATGTTATTTATGAATTTTATATTCCGTGAATGTATATTGTCTTGTAATGTTGCATAATGTTCACTTTTTATAGTGTGTCCTTTATTCTAAACAGTAAAGTGGTTTTATTTCTATCACACATCTGCTGTCTCTTGCCTTGTTGTGTTCTGACGCCACGGGGAGTTATGTATACACCAGCAGGCCTTGAAAGTCTGTCCCCAGCTCCAGGCCTGGACATGTCCCTCCCTCCATGCACCGCTATGGCCTGGCCCCACCCTGCTCCAGTCCTTTTCCCTTGCAGAAGGAATCTCAGGAGAGGTGCCCTGCCTTGACTTTGCTCCCTGATTCTATTGCTAGAGTCCTCCCTAGTTCTGCTGAATCTGGATGTATTAATATATCTGTACCTAATCACCTATTGGTGGTACAAGTACCCCCCAGACTGGAGCCCTTACTCAGCCCTCCTTGTTTTCTTCCTAAGAATCCCAAcctggtggaggtggggaggggcggCCTGCAAACAGCAGTCCTTGATGTCAACTGCCTGCTTGAAATTCCAAGTATGGCTTGGCCTAGTTGGGAACACCAGGAACTCATGAGGTCTCACGACAGCTGGTGACCTTTTCCCAGAGCTTATAACAACCTCCTTTCAGAGTATACAGCAGGGCCTCTCACTGTCAATGGGCTGGGCTGGCTGCAGACCCCTCGCCCGACTTTCATCCCACCATTGACAACGTTCCAGGTTTTCACCCTTGTTTTAAAGCTActcctactatatgccaggtacagCACTTTATATACAGGATCTCATGAAATCCTGACTACTCGATGAGGTTGCTCCACAATCATCCACGGTTTTTACCTGAAGAAGTTGGGGC includes:
- the TIMP3 gene encoding metalloproteinase inhibitor 3; translated protein: MTPWLGLIVLLGSWSLGDWGAEACTCSPSHPQDAFCNSDIVIRAKVVGKKLVKEGPFGTLVYTIKQMKMYRGFTKMPHVQYIHTEASESLCGLKLEVNKYQYLLTGRVYDGKMYTGLCNFVERWDQLTLSQRKGLNYRYHLGCNCKIKSCYYLPCFVTSKNECLWTDMLSNFGYPGYQSKHYACIRQKGGYCSWYRGWAPPDKSIINATDP